A genomic window from Gymnodinialimonas ceratoperidinii includes:
- a CDS encoding TetR/AcrR family transcriptional regulator: MTPMTEQSKDTRSHILAVGRSLTARQGFTGVGLNELLKAACVPKGSFYHYFASKEAYGCALLEDFVAQYRESLGSTLSRQDQPARTRLLAYFEEWLARQTSPDVQQRCLVVKLSAEIADLSPDMSRILQNGVTGIIASLTKTLEDGAADGSIAPMQDADQLAQSIYHQWLGASLIAGLSHDDAPLRSAMEATRQAISPPDL; the protein is encoded by the coding sequence ATGACCCCCATGACAGAGCAAAGCAAAGATACGCGCAGCCACATTCTGGCAGTCGGGCGCAGCCTGACGGCGCGACAGGGATTTACCGGCGTCGGGTTGAATGAACTGCTGAAAGCCGCATGCGTCCCCAAGGGCTCATTCTATCACTACTTCGCATCGAAAGAGGCCTACGGCTGCGCCCTGCTCGAGGATTTCGTGGCGCAGTACCGCGAGAGTCTCGGCTCGACGCTCAGCCGTCAGGATCAGCCGGCGCGGACGCGGCTCCTCGCCTATTTCGAGGAGTGGCTGGCACGGCAAACGAGCCCAGATGTCCAGCAACGCTGCCTTGTGGTCAAGCTTTCGGCAGAGATTGCCGATCTGTCTCCGGACATGAGCCGGATCCTTCAGAACGGCGTGACGGGCATCATCGCGAGCCTTACGAAGACGCTGGAAGATGGGGCAGCGGATGGATCGATTGCACCGATGCAGGACGCCGATCAACTTGCCCAATCAATCTACCATCAATGGTTGGGCGCGAGCCTGATCGCCGGATTATCGCACGACGATGCTCCGCTGCGATCGGCGATGGAAGCCACGAGACAGGCGATCTCTCCGCCTGATCTCTGA